From a single Streptomyces sp. NBC_01264 genomic region:
- a CDS encoding helix-turn-helix transcriptional regulator, which translates to MDHLDQRAELGEFLRSRRARLRPEDVGLPDYGRHRRVPGLRREELAQLAGVSVAYYTRLEQGHGQNVSAEILDAIARALRLDGTERAHLSHLAGPKPRKRRQTPRPQQVRPELRTLLDAMDGVPAYLVGRRQDVIGWNPLAAAVFGDFGAFPAQERNLVRLVFLDPATAELYADWECRACEVVSNLRVYAGQFPDDEQLSALVGELSVKNEEFRRLWAAHTVADNKIHGVKRLRHPLVGELRLSFETLALPDDPAQFLVTYHAAPGSPSADALSLLASWSASPAAPGRKHAPGPVGESAP; encoded by the coding sequence ATGGACCACCTTGATCAGCGAGCCGAGCTCGGCGAGTTCCTGCGCTCCCGGCGCGCCCGGCTGCGGCCCGAGGACGTGGGCCTGCCCGACTACGGGCGCCACCGCCGGGTCCCCGGCCTGCGCCGCGAGGAGCTGGCGCAGCTGGCCGGGGTGTCGGTCGCGTACTACACCCGCCTGGAGCAGGGGCACGGCCAGAACGTGTCGGCGGAGATCCTCGACGCCATCGCGCGGGCCCTGCGCCTGGACGGTACGGAGCGTGCGCACCTGAGCCACCTGGCCGGCCCCAAGCCCCGCAAGCGCCGCCAGACCCCGCGCCCCCAGCAGGTCAGGCCGGAGCTGCGGACGCTGCTGGACGCGATGGACGGCGTACCGGCGTACCTGGTCGGGCGGCGCCAGGACGTCATAGGCTGGAACCCGCTGGCCGCGGCCGTCTTCGGTGACTTCGGAGCCTTCCCCGCGCAGGAACGCAATCTGGTGCGGCTGGTCTTCCTGGACCCGGCGACGGCGGAGCTGTACGCGGACTGGGAATGCCGGGCGTGCGAGGTGGTGAGCAACCTGCGCGTGTACGCCGGACAGTTCCCCGACGACGAGCAGCTGTCCGCGCTGGTCGGCGAACTGTCCGTGAAGAACGAGGAGTTCCGCCGGCTGTGGGCGGCCCACACGGTGGCCGACAACAAGATCCACGGCGTCAAGCGGCTGCGCCATCCGCTGGTCGGCGAGCTCCGGCTCTCCTTCGAGACGCTGGCCCTCCCGGACGACCCGGCGCAGTTCCTGGTCACCTACCACGCGGCCCCGGGCTCCCCCTCGGCCGACGCCCTCAGCCTCCTCGCCTCCTGGTCGGCGTCCCCGGCCGCCCCGGGCCGGAAGCACGCCCCCGGCCCCGTCGGGGAATCCGCCCCGTAG
- a CDS encoding NAD(P)-dependent alcohol dehydrogenase, translated as MSVTQVAAYAAPAPKAPLERITVPRRPVGAHDVLIDIKFAGICHSDIHQVTDGWGEGIYPMVPGHEIAGVVTEVGPGVTKFAVGDRVGVGCFVDSCRECEQCLAGQEQYCAKGMTGTYNALDKNGEPTYGGYSTHVVVDENYTVRIPDALPLDIAAPLLCAGITLYSPLKHWQAGPGKQVAIVGLGGLGHMGVKIAHALGAEVTVLSQTLRKQEDGLKLGADHFYATNDEATFKELAGRFDLIVSTVSAPLALDAYLGLLKVDGALVNVGAPEEPVSLNLFSLIGGRRTLAGSAIGGIAETQEMLDFCAEHGLGSDIEVIRAEEVNEAYVRVQSGDVRYRFVIDTSTI; from the coding sequence GTGTCCGTCACCCAGGTCGCCGCCTACGCCGCTCCCGCGCCCAAGGCCCCGCTGGAGCGCATCACCGTCCCGCGCCGTCCGGTCGGCGCGCACGACGTCCTCATCGACATCAAGTTCGCCGGCATCTGCCACTCCGACATCCACCAGGTCACCGACGGCTGGGGCGAGGGCATCTACCCCATGGTCCCGGGCCACGAGATCGCCGGTGTCGTCACCGAGGTCGGCCCCGGGGTCACCAAGTTCGCGGTCGGCGACCGGGTCGGCGTCGGCTGCTTCGTCGACTCCTGCCGCGAGTGCGAGCAGTGCCTCGCCGGGCAAGAGCAGTACTGCGCCAAGGGCATGACCGGCACGTACAACGCCCTCGACAAGAACGGCGAGCCCACGTACGGCGGTTACTCCACGCACGTCGTCGTCGACGAGAACTACACCGTCCGCATCCCCGACGCCCTCCCCCTCGACATCGCCGCCCCGCTGCTGTGCGCCGGCATCACCCTCTACTCGCCGCTCAAGCACTGGCAGGCCGGCCCCGGCAAGCAGGTCGCGATCGTCGGCCTCGGCGGCCTCGGCCACATGGGTGTCAAGATCGCCCACGCGCTCGGCGCCGAGGTCACCGTCCTATCCCAGACCCTGCGCAAGCAGGAGGACGGGCTCAAGCTGGGCGCCGACCACTTCTACGCCACGAACGACGAGGCCACCTTCAAGGAGCTGGCCGGCCGCTTCGACCTGATCGTGTCCACCGTCTCCGCGCCGCTCGCGCTCGACGCCTACCTGGGCCTGCTCAAGGTGGACGGGGCCCTGGTGAACGTCGGCGCCCCGGAGGAGCCGGTCTCGCTGAACCTGTTCTCCCTCATCGGCGGCCGCAGGACGCTGGCCGGCTCGGCGATCGGCGGGATCGCCGAGACGCAGGAGATGCTCGACTTCTGCGCCGAGCACGGGCTCGGTTCGGACATCGAGGTGATCCGTGCCGAGGAGGTCAACGAGGCCTACGTGCGCGTCCAGTCGGGCGACGTCCGCTACCGCTTCGTCATCGACACCTCGACCATCTGA